From a single Dysidea avara chromosome 14, odDysAvar1.4, whole genome shotgun sequence genomic region:
- the LOC136244383 gene encoding uncharacterized protein isoform X1, which translates to MKILVTITFFVALAVTCSMAKGPQLHLEMSEVVFYDEVLKGSCTVQGSIIPPHVSVVMEDRSNCKLDITSKERAPKFRTHFVLKHITGSCTVRCFSGRSKIVKTVTPIINETKITTEPHNTTVHSGMPVTVSCTVKSNDLLYHQLLWMKGDVFVGIDDNHSLWFSQHDSDTKTCELTVHSVTESAPYTCMLMSTDGKVVSSVTQYVFAEELDDSEVSETLQYLSQFFKWHV; encoded by the exons ATGAAGATTTTGGTCACTATAACATTTTTTGTAGCACTTGCTGTTACATGTTCTATGGCCAAAG GACCTCAGTTACACTTGGAGATGTCAGAAGTTGTTTTCTATGATGAAGTGTTAAAAGGCTCATGCACTGTTCAGGGTAGTATTATTCCTCCACATGTTAGTGTGGTTATGGAGGATCGCAGTAACTGCAAACTTGACATTACTAGTAAAGAAAGAGCTCCTAAATTTCGCACGCACTTTGTATTAAAACATATCACTGGCAGTTGTACAGTTAGATGTTTCAGTGGAAGATCCAAGATAGTTAAAACTGTCACTCCAATTATTAATG AAACCAAGATCACCACAGAGCCCCACAATACAACAGTACACAGTGGCATGCCAGTTACTGTTAGTTGTACAGTGAAGAGTAATGACCTACTCTACCATCAGTTATTATGGATGAAGGGAGATGTGTTTGTTGGTATTGATGACAACCACTCCTTGTGGTTCTCACAACATGACAGTGACACTAAGACTTGTGAGCTTACAGTTCATTCTGTGACTGAGTCAGCTCCTTACACTTGTATGTTGATGTCTACTGATGGGAAAGTTGTAAGCTCTGTGACACAGTATGTGTTTGCTGAAGAATTAG ATGATTCAGAAGTATCAGAAACACTCCAATACCTATCTCAGTTCTTCAAGTGGCATGTATGA
- the LOC136244383 gene encoding uncharacterized protein isoform X2, translating to MAKGPQLHLEMSEVVFYDEVLKGSCTVQGSIIPPHVSVVMEDRSNCKLDITSKERAPKFRTHFVLKHITGSCTVRCFSGRSKIVKTVTPIINETKITTEPHNTTVHSGMPVTVSCTVKSNDLLYHQLLWMKGDVFVGIDDNHSLWFSQHDSDTKTCELTVHSVTESAPYTCMLMSTDGKVVSSVTQYVFAEELDDSEVSETLQYLSQFFKWHV from the exons ATGGCCAAAG GACCTCAGTTACACTTGGAGATGTCAGAAGTTGTTTTCTATGATGAAGTGTTAAAAGGCTCATGCACTGTTCAGGGTAGTATTATTCCTCCACATGTTAGTGTGGTTATGGAGGATCGCAGTAACTGCAAACTTGACATTACTAGTAAAGAAAGAGCTCCTAAATTTCGCACGCACTTTGTATTAAAACATATCACTGGCAGTTGTACAGTTAGATGTTTCAGTGGAAGATCCAAGATAGTTAAAACTGTCACTCCAATTATTAATG AAACCAAGATCACCACAGAGCCCCACAATACAACAGTACACAGTGGCATGCCAGTTACTGTTAGTTGTACAGTGAAGAGTAATGACCTACTCTACCATCAGTTATTATGGATGAAGGGAGATGTGTTTGTTGGTATTGATGACAACCACTCCTTGTGGTTCTCACAACATGACAGTGACACTAAGACTTGTGAGCTTACAGTTCATTCTGTGACTGAGTCAGCTCCTTACACTTGTATGTTGATGTCTACTGATGGGAAAGTTGTAAGCTCTGTGACACAGTATGTGTTTGCTGAAGAATTAG ATGATTCAGAAGTATCAGAAACACTCCAATACCTATCTCAGTTCTTCAAGTGGCATGTATGA